The genomic interval CGCGATGTCCGTGGTGACCTCCACGATCCGCGCCGACTCCGCCACTGCCAGGACCCGCGACTGCCGCCTGAGGACGGCGAGCGGGGGTACGAGGGCGGGTGGCCCGCACGTCAGCCGTACGCGCTCCGCCCCGAAGTCCTGCATGGCCGTTTCGAGCGTGCCGGCCACGGGCGCCCGCTCTCCGGTGCGCAGGTAGGACGCACAGCCCCGGCACACCTCGGCGACCCGGGCCAGGAGCACGGCGGACGCGGGGTCGGGGGGCGCGGACGGCCCCTCGGAGAGGGCGGCCAGCTGGTTCAGGAGCCGCCGCACCGAGCGGCCGGCCTGGTCGAGCGCGCGGTCCGTCCGCCCCGCGCTCGCGGGCTGCTCCGCCGGAGGCAGCGACGACAGCCGCAGCCGTTCACCGGCCGCGCGCAGGGTCGTGGCGGGTACGCGGCCGGGCGAGGCGGCCTCGTCCGCGGCGGTGCGCAGCGCGTCGGCCATGCGGCGGCGGTAGGAGGGGACGGCCCGTTCGGGCAGGAGGAGGGATTCGCACGCGGCCAGGAGCAGGACCCCCGCGGTCAGGCCGATGAGCCGGTCTCCCAGGGTGCCGGGGGCGTACGGCGGGAAGCAGGCGAGGATGTAGAAGAGCTGGAGGCCCGGGGCCGCACCCGCCGGGCGCGGCCCCGCGACGGCGGCGAAGGCGAGCAGGAACCCGACCACGAGCATCCCGCCGACCGCGGCCCAGGTGCTCCCGGCGAGCACGGTCCCCAGCGACGCCAGCACGAGGGCCGGGGGGAGGGCGCGCAGCACCACGTTCGCCTTCTGGCGGCCGGACCCGGGAACGGCGGAGAGCAGGCCGAGCGCGACGGGCGCGAAGAGCGCGTACAGGGCCGCGACCGGCCGGTCGGCCGCGTAGAGCAGCGGATAGAAGCCGGCGCACGCCGCCACCGCCGCCCGCACGCCCCGCCGGACGACGACCGCCCGTGCCGTGTCGGCGGTCACCCCGGCGCCCGGCCGCCACCAACGCCCGGGCCCGGCGCGTCGCGTACCGGCAGTGCGCACATCCGCGACGCTCCCTTCTCCGGCCGGACCGCGTCTCGCCTCACGGAGGCCGCGTCCTCCCCGTCATTGTTGATCAGGCCCGGCCGTCGCGCCCGTGGACGTCCGCCGGCAGGAGTCGTCAGGGGTGGTGCAGGTACGCCAGCACCGCCAGGACGCGGCGGTTGTTCGAGCCGTCGTCCGTGATGCCCAGTTTGGCGAACAGGGACGTCGTGTATTTGCTGATCGCGCTGTCGCTGAGGAACAGGCGGGACGCGATGGCCTGGTTGGAGAGGCCCTCGGCCATCAGGGCCAGGACCTCGTGCTCGCGCTCGGTGAGTCCGTCCAGGCGGCGGTGCGAGGAGCCGCTGGACAGGAGCTTCGCGATGACCGCCGGGTCCATGGCGGTGCCGCCGGCCGCGACCCGTTCCAGCGCGTCGATGAACTGGTCCGCGTCGAACACGCTCTCCTTCAGGAAGTAGCCGACGCCGCCCGAGCCGTCGGCCAGCAACTCGCGGGCGTACAGCTGCTCCACGTACTGGGACAGGATGAGGACGGGCAGCCCCGGCATCTCGGTGCGGGCGGCGAGGGCCGCGCGCAGGCCCTCGTCGGTCTGCGTCGGTGGCATGCGGACGTCCACCACCGCCACGTCCGGGCGAAACTCGCGCAGGGCGGCCAGGGTCTCCGGGCCGGTCGTGGCCGTACCCACCACCTCGTGTCCGTACGCCTCGATGAGACGGACCATGCCGTCCCGCAGGAGGTACAGGTCCTCGGCTACAACGATGCGCATGGCACCATGATCCTCGCTCGGGTCGGCCCGCCGGGCGGACTCGTGATCTCCAGGCCGGCGTCGAACACCGCGAGGCGCCGCCGCAGGCCCGCGAGGCCGCCGCCGTCCCGGACGACCGCGCCGCCGCGCCCGTCGTCCTCCGCCTCCACGACCAGGCCCGTCCCGTCCTGGACGAGGGTGATCCGCATCCGGGTCGCACGGGCGTGCTTGACCGCGTTGGTCAGCAGCTCGGCGATGCCGAAGTAGACCGCCGACTCGACGGGCGCGTCCAGCCGCCTCGGCACGTCCGCGACGACCTCCGTTTCGAGGGGGCTGTCCAGGGCGAGAGCGCGCACGGCGTCGACGAGGCCCCGGTCGTTGAGCACGGGCGGGTTGATCCCGTGCACCAGGTCGCGCAGTTCGGCCAGGGAGGCGGTGGCGCCCGCCCGCGCCTCGCGCATCAGCGCCCTGGCCCGGTCCGGGTCGGTCTCCATCAGCTTCTCCACGGTCGCCAGGGACATCCCGAGCGCGACGAGCCGGGCCTGCGCACCGTCGTGCAGGTCCCGTTCGATCCGGCGGATCTCGGCGGCCTGAGCCACCGTCGCATCGGCCCGCTGACCGGTGAGTTCGTCCACCCGGTCCGCGAGCGCCATCCGGGCGGACGGCCGCAGGAAACGGACCGCGACCGGGGTGAGTGCCCGCCAGGCGTACGGGGAAGAGGCGACGGCCACGAGGAGGCCGAGGAGCCCGGCCGGTCGGCCCGTTCCCAGCCAGGCGGCACCCCACACCACCCCCGCGAGTGGCACGCACGCCACGATCCCCGCCGTGAACGGGGCGATCGCCGTGAACCGCAGGTCGCGCCAGTGGGCCGGGTCCTTCCAGCGCAGCCGCCACCGCTGGTCCATGAGGGCGTCCCGCCGGGTGCGGTGGTAGTCGAAGCCGTTCCACCAGTAGCCGGTGGCCATGCGGGTCACCGGCGGGGCGTCCCGGTAGCCGGACGGGATCTCCACCCCGGACCAGCGGGCGACCAGTGCGCGGACCGCCCGGCATACGGGCCGCGCGAGGGCGAGCGTGCCCACGCACACCAGCGCCAACGGGCCGACCCACGACCACGGGTTCGACGCGCCCCATCCGATGCCCCACGCCACGGCGCCCGCCCACACGGCCGGGATCAGCAGCGTGACGGCGGCGACGGCGCACGCCCGTACGAACCCGACAACCGCCCCGGCCGCCCACGACCCCAGCACTCTCATCGCCCGCTGCCTCTCCGCGTCCGTCCCGATGCCCCCACTCTGCACCGCGCGGAGGGCGCGGAGGCCGGGTCCGGGCGAGGAGTGGGTCTGGACCCACCCCCTTGTGCGTCCAGACGCATACCGCGCCGGAACGGCGGTTCGTAGCGTCGTCACCATGACCTCGAACACGCACTTTCAGCCCGAGGCCCTGCGGGCCCTCGCATCGGCGCGCCGGAGCATCACGCTCTACGGCGCACTCACCGCCACCGCCCTCGGCGCGGTCGTCGTGGTGGCCGCCACCGGCCACACGGTGAACACCTTCATGTGGGTCCGCGCGGTCCTGCTGCCGGTGATCGCGTACGTACTCCACCGCATCACGGCCTCGGCCGCCGGGGGTTCCCGCCGCGCCTTCGACCGCGTGAGCACCCTCGCGGTGATCATGCCCGTCGCGATCATCGGCGTCGACCTGATCCCGGGCGTCTGCCCGCCCTGGTACGCGGTGACCCAGACGCTGTGCATGCTCCCGGTGATCCACGTCGCGTTCCTCACCCGGCGAACGGCCCTGAAGGCGGCGTTTCCCAAGGCGGGTTGAGGGGAACGGCGCGTCAGAGTCCGCCGTTCCCCTGGAGCGGCTTCGCGTAGCAGCGGCTGCTTTCGTAGGTGCGGTAGTGGCCGAACTTCTCGCACGGGGTGTAGCCGCTGGAGAGGTACAGGGCGATGGCCTCCGGCTGGCGGTCGCCCGTTTCCAGGACCATGCGGGTGCGGCCGGCGGCGCGGGCGTCGGCCTCCAGAGCGGCCAGGATGCGGCGGGCCAGGCCCTGGCCGCGGCCCTCCGGTATGACGTACATCCGCTTCAGCTCGGCGTCGCCGTCCGAGTAGCCCTCCTCGTTGCGCTCCTGGGAGCGCCAGCCGCCCGTGGCGACGGGCTGGTCGGACGCGTCGTACGCGATCAGGTACAGGCCGTGAGGCGGGTCGAACATCGTGGCGTCCAGGGGTGTGACATCGCCCTCGTCGCCGTAGCGCTCGGCGTATTCGAGCTGCACGCGATCGTTGAGTTCGACGGCATCGGGGTGGTCGAAGGCCCGGACGTGGATATTCATGCGAAGCATCGTACATGTATGCGGCAGTCATTGGTCGGTATCGTGCCGGAATGCTCACCGTGACCAGCGTGAATGTAAACGGTCTCCGCGCCGCCGCCAAGAAGGGCTTCGTCGAGTGGCTGGCGCAGACCGACGCCGACGTGATCTGCCTCCAGGAGGTGCGCGCCGAGCCCGAGCAGCTGCCCGCGGACGTGCGTGACCCCGAGGGCTGGCACACCGTCCACGCGCCCGCCGCCGCCAAGGGCCGGGCCGGGGTCTCCCTCTACTCGCGGCGCGCCCCCGAGCGCGTGCAGATCGGTTTCGGCGGGTACGGGCACGCCGGGTGCGAGGAGTTCGACACGAGCGGGCGGTACGTCGAGATCGACCTGCCCGGCGTCACGGTCGCGAGCCTCTACCTGCCCTCCGGCGAGGTCGGCACCGAGCGGCAGGACGAGAAGGAGCGCTTCATGGCCGCCTTCCTGCCCTACCTCGTCGGGCTGAAGGCGCGCGCCGCCGCCGAGGGCCGCGAGGTCGTCGTCTGCGGCGACTGGAACATCGCCCACCAGGAGGCCGACCTCAAGAACTGGCGCGCCAACCGCAAGAACTCCGGCTTCCTGCCCGAGGAGCGCGCCTGGCTGACCCGGGTCTTCGCGGAGGCGGCGTACGTCGACGTCGTACGCGCCCTGCACCCGGACGTCGAGGGCCCGTACTCGTGGTGGTCGTACCGGGGGCGCGCCTTCGACAACGACACCGGCTGGCGGATCGATTACCAGATCGCGACCCCCGGCCTCGCCGGCCGCGCGGTGAAGGCGTGGGTCGAGCGGGCCGCCACCCACGGCGAGCGGTGGAGCGACCACGCGCCCGTGACCGTCGTCTTCGACCTGTAGGCCCTGGACAGCCCCGGGCGAGGGGGCGGTGCCCCCCTCTTCGGGGGCTGGGGCGCGGTCGCGCTAGGTTGGCCCGGCGGCGCCGATGGGCCTGTCGTGTCTGCCGCACCTCTACGGACGGGTGACAGCGCGTGGAATTCCAGCTCCTGGGCCCCGTCGGGGTGTCGCGCGACGGGGCCCAGATATCCCTCGGCTCGCCGAAGCAGCGATGCGTCCTTGCCGCGTTCCTGCTAACCCCGGGGGTCGCGCTTTCCGCCGATCACCTGATCGAGTGCGTATGGGGCCACTCCCCGCCCCCCACCGCGCGGGGCACGCTCCAGAGCTACCTGACACGTCTGCGGGGCGCCCTGCCCGCGCAGGGCGACGACGCGGCGGCGATACAGCGCCGGGCCGGCGGCTACCTGCTCACCGCCTCCGCCGCCGACATCGACCTGCACCGCTTCCGGAGCCTGACCGCGCAGGCCCGCGACGCCGACAGCGATGCCGAGGCGGGGCGCATTCTGGACGAGGCGCTCGGCCTGTGGCACGGGGACCCGCTCTCCGGCATCGCCGGCGACTGGGCCGAGAGCGTCCGCGCACGCCTGGAGCGGGAACGGCTGGCCGCGCTCCTGGACCGCATCGACCACCGTCTCGTCGCGGGCGGACCGGCCGGTCTCACCGAGCAGGTGCGGGGCCTCGCCGCCGAGCATCCGTGGGACGAGCGGATCGCCGCGCAGCTCATGACCGTGCTGTTCCGCTCCGGCAGGCAGGCGGAGGCGCTCGCGCACTACGAAGCGTTCCGGCGGAGCCTGGCGCAGGAGTTCGGCGTCGACCCCGGCGCCGCCCTGCGGCACCTGCACGAGGCGATCCTGCGCGACGCCCCGGAGCTGGGCGGGGCGTCCGCCCGGTCCCGGAAGCCACCGGAGGCCACGCCGGACGGCGTACGGGGCGACTGGACCGTGCAGTGCCAGCTCCCCTTCGCCGTGCCGGGGTTCGTGGGCAGGCGCGGCGCGATACGGGAACTGGAGGCCCTGTTCACGGCGGCG from Streptomyces drozdowiczii carries:
- a CDS encoding sensor histidine kinase; translation: MRVLGSWAAGAVVGFVRACAVAAVTLLIPAVWAGAVAWGIGWGASNPWSWVGPLALVCVGTLALARPVCRAVRALVARWSGVEIPSGYRDAPPVTRMATGYWWNGFDYHRTRRDALMDQRWRLRWKDPAHWRDLRFTAIAPFTAGIVACVPLAGVVWGAAWLGTGRPAGLLGLLVAVASSPYAWRALTPVAVRFLRPSARMALADRVDELTGQRADATVAQAAEIRRIERDLHDGAQARLVALGMSLATVEKLMETDPDRARALMREARAGATASLAELRDLVHGINPPVLNDRGLVDAVRALALDSPLETEVVADVPRRLDAPVESAVYFGIAELLTNAVKHARATRMRITLVQDGTGLVVEAEDDGRGGAVVRDGGGLAGLRRRLAVFDAGLEITSPPGGPTRARIMVPCASL
- a CDS encoding response regulator transcription factor; translation: MRIVVAEDLYLLRDGMVRLIEAYGHEVVGTATTGPETLAALREFRPDVAVVDVRMPPTQTDEGLRAALAARTEMPGLPVLILSQYVEQLYARELLADGSGGVGYFLKESVFDADQFIDALERVAAGGTAMDPAVIAKLLSSGSSHRRLDGLTEREHEVLALMAEGLSNQAIASRLFLSDSAISKYTTSLFAKLGITDDGSNNRRVLAVLAYLHHP
- a CDS encoding GNAT family N-acetyltransferase, with the translated sequence MNIHVRAFDHPDAVELNDRVQLEYAERYGDEGDVTPLDATMFDPPHGLYLIAYDASDQPVATGGWRSQERNEEGYSDGDAELKRMYVIPEGRGQGLARRILAALEADARAAGRTRMVLETGDRQPEAIALYLSSGYTPCEKFGHYRTYESSRCYAKPLQGNGGL
- a CDS encoding exodeoxyribonuclease III, with protein sequence MLTVTSVNVNGLRAAAKKGFVEWLAQTDADVICLQEVRAEPEQLPADVRDPEGWHTVHAPAAAKGRAGVSLYSRRAPERVQIGFGGYGHAGCEEFDTSGRYVEIDLPGVTVASLYLPSGEVGTERQDEKERFMAAFLPYLVGLKARAAAEGREVVVCGDWNIAHQEADLKNWRANRKNSGFLPEERAWLTRVFAEAAYVDVVRALHPDVEGPYSWWSYRGRAFDNDTGWRIDYQIATPGLAGRAVKAWVERAATHGERWSDHAPVTVVFDL